CCATTCACGTCCGGATCGTACGAATCGATACGAACCATAATGTAGCCGAACTTCAACACTGTCATTACTGTGGCTACACAGATCGAGGAAAGATTTAACGGATCTACCGCTTCCAGCTTCATGTTTTCCTCGAAACCTGTTTGTTTGCCATCGAAACAGTACTCTTCGAACTGGAAGTTGGTCTTGAATAGGTCCATTGTAGCATCATCTTCGTGCGGTTCCAATATTTGATCACTAGCCGCTgtttgataaaacaaaaaaaaaaacggtaatgAATATGAAGCAGCTTTGTACTGATAATTTAAGCAAAGACAATGTCGTACCGTTCATCCTGTCCATGTATTCCTCGGGTGCTGCCAGGTTGTGTCCCACTGTTGTTGCCCAACCAACTGGATGTATCAGTGGGGAGTCCTCATGACACCAAAAACCGTAGTCATCCGGTGAGCTATCGTAGTACCGAACGTACAATCGCTTGCCGATTATCTTGCTGATGGTTGCCAGTTTTACTTGCGAGATACGATTTTTATCCACCACCTCCAGGTTCAAACCAACGCGAAATCGAGATTTAAAACTGTCGCTGATTTTATTGTAGAAAGTCGAGGGAAGAGTACGCGCATTTGAAAGCCTCGACACGAGAAACTCTTTCCAATCGGGGGACGGTTTTTCAATGCTCTTTGGTGGTATCAGAGGCTTCCCGCGTGTCGCACACCATCCCACCGGATGAACTTCTGCTGAACATAGATTAACCCAGAAATCTTTCGACGAGTCCGAATCAAACCCTTCGTAGCGAAGCAGGGCCTTATAACCACAAATGCGTAGCACTGTCGCAACCCAGAAACTGTGCGGCATTCCCCCGATCAGTGCCTGTTGAACATCACAGTCTGTGTTTTCTACCTCCACCTTCATCCCGATCACGACGTTTGGCCACATTTCATAACCAGGAGCGTGTTTGAAACAGGTGACTGGTGCTGCATAGAACTTTGGATCTGCTAACGCTTGCGTCCAATCATAAGAGTTGTGAAACTCGTTCGGTTTCCTACGTATGCTGTTGATACGATCGTCTTGGGGGCATGGCGAAGGTAAACGGGTTCCTTTGGGCAACTGGGGAATCTCCTCCTGTGGCAGTATCTCCTGCAGAATGCCTGTCCCTCCAACCATCTTGCCTCCATGCATAATATTGTTTGTGATACTGCTGTCATCGTGACTACTAATATTGCTATTGATACCTCCGCCACTGTTAGTATTCGGTTGGGTAAGAGATGTTCCAGACATCTTGAATCGATAACCGATTGTTTGTACTTGTTCTTGTTGCTGGTGTAGTTGCTGTAACGGCACACGTTTGGTGTCCAACTCTTCAGTTGATGAATGCGAATCGTCTATTAGTTGGTCAGGCGGACAGGATAATAGACCAATATTGGATGCCTCGGTCGACGAAGAAGACGTGGCGATATGTTTGCTGTCGTCGTTTACCGTTCCGGATGCTTTGATTCCGGATCCTGATCGGAACGGTGCACTGAACACGCGAAGTGATTCGAACGAGCGAGCACATGCCAAACTACAGAAACGTCTTTGCTTTGTATAAAATGAATGCTTTACTCCGATGGCTCCGCATTTTTCACAGATTGCTACGGGAGAGAAAAATTCATCAAACTTTAAAACATGATATGACGCAAGTGTTAACACGACCATGAAGAAGATTTTACGAACATGAAGGTAGAATACGAAGGATACATTTTCGAAAAACTTTTCTTACGCTCGCTTCAGTTTGATGTGGGTGTGATTGAAATAAATGAACTGAGgaatattagaaaaaaaaaaaactattttggGCTCTTCGTGTGAAATATTCTGCCTACCGTAAAATGGCTCCGAGCAGAATTAAGAAACAATATCTCGTTAAATAACCTTTTAATTCGCTTTTGCTAATTTTGATGGGAGATGATGTACATAAAATGATGTATATGAAGATGTATGATATAATGTTCGAACGTTTTAAATCATAACATCACTACGGCCAAACCGAATCCAACCAAACAATAGCGAATAGAAACACAGTAGGAGGCAAATTAtaagtaatttaaaataaaataaaaacttaaaATAACCTACCCATGCCATCGCGTTGTATAGGAATCACCGACGGATCTATGTCACCTTTGTAAGCTATTGGAGTTTTTAGTACAAGGCCAGGCCTCTTCACTGGTCTAATTTTCTTGCTCGGGTACCGTTCAACCGGCATCGTACCACCATACATTCCCACTGGATAAGCCGCACCACCACTGTTAGCTGCTTCTTGTCGTTGCTGATGGAATCGCGACTGAGATGGATTCGAGGCAACATTGTGTTGATCTACGTCCATGGTTGCCGTCGCGCCAGGACTGCAACGACTGTTGCTATTACTACTGTTGCTGTTAGACGCATCGGCCATACCGTCATAGTCGAGAAAGTGGGATTGCAGCATATGCGTATCGTTTAACAGCTTGTAAGGAAGCATGATGTCCTGACGCGCAACGGAAAGGAAATCGCTACCCGTCCCATTGTTCATTAACTGCTGATACTGTCCATAGCTTTGCAGCGAAGGATGATCGTCATCATCTCCGGGACCCTCTAATCCTTCGTTGTTCCCATCTTCGTCCGAGGGAGACGCTGTTGCCgcagccgctgctgccgccgctgccgccagTTCCCTACCGTCGATTGCAAATTTCCCACTTCCATCCATCAGACGCATACCAACACCGGCTAGAGCCGGTGGTCCAATGCCTGTGGCCGATGATGTGCCGTCCGGCGAAACACTGTTTGCGGCTGATAATGCACTGGTTTGATCTAAAAATCCATATCCACTTAAAGCAAGCTGCTGTTGCAGTAACTGTTGGTGCTGTTGcgcctgctgctgatgctggtgctgctgctgctgctgctgaatatTGAACAATTCCGGATTAGTTAGCGCCAGTGCCTCGGCAGCATTTGGCACCGCGGCCAAACCGGAAGTTGTTGGAATGGCCGACATATGTCCGTTATATTCACTGATTAGTGAGCTGATGGCAGCGGGATTCATGTCCTGCTTACAAGCATATCCAGAAGTGCCCATTTCAATTATGATTACGTTCGTAACACATCAATACAATTCGTTCGGTGCCAGCAAACACCCCCACAAATGCGACACgtgcatatacacacacacatgcacatagaTTAAGTAACAATCATTAACGTTAACAaacatcaacatcaaaatGCACACGTATATTGGTTGGATTgatataaaatgtaaaaaaccAGCAAGTTTTGATTCAGTAAATATTAGGACAGCATTCACGGTTTAGTATGGTTTCATTGGGATTTAACAATCATCCAGTACCGATGTATAGTAAAATACACCCCATTCGAAAATACGACCGTTGGATAAAtgcgattgttttgtttgtttaccagTTATGTTTGTTTGCGAGACAGTTCGGTTTCAACGGTGGCATGTTATAATGATGAAGGATGGCGCAGATGATGTGTGCATCAGATCCGTTTGTGTAACATAATCGTAAGACAAAATCAAACAAGCATAAAAAGgggaaaatagaagaaaaagaaatgcaaATTAGATAAGGTGACAAACTAAAAATACTGCAACTGAAGCAATAGCTGGACTTGTGATGGATGATATGAGTTAACCAGTTTGCGtggtttggttgttttgtttatatctGAGTTTCGCTGAAAACAACACGGAATGGTATCACAAGATGCGATACGCCTGTAGTTGTTGTACAAACGAAAATGATTATCTGCCTTCAGCAGCAAGCGGTACTATACTAAGCACACTCTGAACATTAAATCTACATCAATCGCCGGGGATTTAGGGACACTTTGTGAAGAAATTGCTTTTGCCTACCATAGCATGGGTCTGCTGTGTGATGTCTTCCATGACGCTCGTTACCGGTGGTCCGTAGTAGTTGGTTAAGTTCTCATCAAGCGGTGATGCAAGCTGTCCCATCCAAACCATAGTACCGAACTCTTGAGGATTCATACTAGGCAGCACTCGATTGAAaactgcaaaacaacaaacacatatTCAGAATCGCATATTAGTAacttttatttcatatatgcAACCAGGGATGCCGCATATTCGTTCCcttgatggtgtgtgtgttcccgTGCGTGCCTGTGTATGCGAGTGTTGATTGAATACATTCGGAAAGGCAAATTCTATTCTAGCAGGGCtggccaattacctgtttttttatgatctttgcTGATTTTACACTGACGAGTAATATAAATTCGATAAAACTGAGCAATATTTAGACAACAACATTATACGCATTCCCGAATGGGACGAAAACACAATGCGTGCCCGATAttcaacactcacacactcactcactcactcactcactcactcactaactctctctctctctcacgcacacacacacacacacacacacacacacacacacacacacacacacacacacacacacacacacacacacaccaatacacacattGTAACATGTCACGATAATTACACTACTCCTTTCAACAAGCATCGAATGTTTAAAACCAAAATTtggtttctattttctaagaTTTTGCCACGAAACACTACACCTTTATTTTCTGATCTGTATGCGAATGAAATCAAACGTTCATAATATGTAAAAGCATCGCATGGTATTTGGCTATAGATTTGCTCCGTAATCAATTCTGATGTTTGGTATTCGATCCTTGCCCACGTATAAAAATAGAAGCACTATCAATACTAACATGTTATCGCTTTCGGGATATTTTCCCAGCCATTTAAGCACTTCACTCTCTGCAGGaagtagaacaaaaaaacattttaaggATACCCTTTACGAAGAGGCTTCCAAAGGAAACGACGAATGTAACGCATACAATCTTGCATATgattcacaaacacacagaaacgcACTTCGACACTTTGCTTGTCATACGGTTCCTGCCTTCTTTCTTCCTTCCGTTCTGatgtatagaaaaaaaaaacgaggggCTCTCGCAATTTGCATTGCACCATATTCCCTAAATTGTTGCTTCCAGGGATTCTTTTACAATGTATCTTTGCGACCGTGCCTGCTAAATCCTGCTAAACATACTTACCATTCATAGTTAAAGCCTAGCAAGGCATATCGAGCTTGCGTTTTTCCGTCTCAGCAGAgcagccacacgcatgaaatCCTCGCTTCCCAAGCCGTCTCTCGTGCTATCTGCATTCGCCAGTGCTAATGATGTCGCGTGCTTACGAGATAACTGCGAGTGGATTGAATTGTTACTACGCGAAGTTCGGTGCTATTGTTTTCGGAATGCACCTGGCTGGTTGCGTCGgatgaagaaaaatacaaaaacgcGCTGCTAAAAATATCTTTCACTCGAAAGCGCCAAGTACCATGTATACAGGAAAGGTGATTTCATCGAGGTTGTTAGCTGCGAGGTGCGTCAGTGGCATTTTGCTGGTCACCAGATCGAATGTCAAATGTGACAGTACACGGTCGCATGTATTCAAAATAGCGAACGGTAACGAAATTTTCTTTCCGATCTTTTCATTCGGGTATGTGTATAATGTCTTGCAGCTAATCGAAAACACCAGATTTCGGTACtagaaaacaacacaaatctATTGAACGCAAGTATCATTCTCAAGTAAAATTCACAATAACATTCAGTTTTTACTTGTGAAAGATGGGTGTCTAGTTCAGTGGTCGGCAACCTTGGCGAAGTgtttagaataaaaaaaagtttgtagAGAACTGGCACAAAAACCCTCTCTAAAAAAAGATGAGTAGTAGATACTTACATTTCATTCATTGGAATGGtcctgttttattttgctgatGAAAGAAGTACATTTAATTGGAGCTACAGCAATTGCACATTGGGACACAGTATCGCATTAAATGTAATGCTGATATGTGGATTTGCAAACATCCAATCACAATTTGTTTTCAATATCCTTCACTGTGCTGATAAAATGGTAATATTGGTCTACTTGAGTGTATgtattgcttttgcttttcccgTTGTTTTATAATCGTAACGTAGTACTACTGCATGCTATCATCTAAAAGTCCTCACTACTTCTAATCCTCCCATAGGGTGGGTGTGATGCGATGAAATTTTCattatgttttgctcttctATTCAACTACCTTCAACTACAACTCACTACATTGATTGCTCTCACTAAGTTATTAGAATTTAGCATCGAATGATTACAATGCATTTACTTGATCGGGAATGCAAAAGGTGTTGATGCTACTCGTGGTCGCTAATACTGCATCTCTAATGCTATGTTACTAGGATAAAATCAATCTTATCAGTGTAATTCTGTGGCTACTATGGCGGTACCATCATGGGTTTAGTTGTGGTTTTGTTATAGTGGTGGGTCTTATTAGAGGTTACTGGTTGTTACCGTGGCTACGAATGATTAAGCATTGTGCTTGGTATATTGCATATCGGTTTGCTTGACCATCGATTGTATTACTCTCGAACGGAAGCAATATCACATTTAATAACTCCATGGTTCTGTAGTACGGTAATGTGGAGCTGCTCGATCTGGGCCTCTTCAGATGCGCCTGGCTCGTCACCCGACGTTCCATGGAATGTAGACTTTGGAATGATGAATGCAGATCGCTTAGCAAAAGACTGAACCCGATCCGTTCCTAACATTGAACGCTCTGGAATGAATCCAATTTTATAGTGATACAGTATGGCGTGTACCCGTTTTGCTACGGTTGGTTCACAAAGGGCCAATTCCAGCGCAGTTTCGTGTAGTTTTCCATCGAATGGTATATCTGCAAGCTTGACATTGTTGGAAAGATTCCGGTAGGAAAACGGGCCCAGATCTAGATGATTCTCGGTTTCCAGTGAAGCTAGATACTTGTCGATTTGAAACCGTTCCAGCTCCGGGTTTTCTACCCGACTACACTTCACTATCCAATCCGACTCGATCAAGCTACCGTGCAGCTCGAGCGATGACGGTATCACTGTTCCGATGGGTTTTAACTTGGCCAGCAACGATTGATAAAGGCAAAAGTGCTCACTGTTGATCTGACCGAAAACATCAACCGGTTGCAGAATAATTAAATCCAGCGTATAGTCGTTTAGCAGAAATATCTCTTGGAGCGAGTTCACCAACATAATACTACCCATGGGAATATCGTTTTGATTTGCAATAAACTCAATCAAATCTTCGGTCTGATCGAGGCAGAACAACATCCGCGCTTTGCCCTCTTTGAGCAGTTTCAGTCCTGCGTAGGGGAAAAGCGACAGGTCGAGTACTTTTTCCATGTCGTCAAGCCCTTCGGTAGCCTCGATTAGGCTGCTGTAGTACTCGTTGTCATTTAGAAACTCAAGTACATGTTCGTCCACACTGATTTGATTGTCGACTGAGTTCAAGTTGTGGGCAATAGAAAGTGCACCGTCCTTGCAAGACATCGATAGCTTCAACCGTTGGTCCTTCGCAACCGGCAGGCGTTGGTTCAGTCGAAAGATGGCCTGGTTCCAGCACGTGCTGGTGGTAGGGTCCGTACTAATGGCTTGCGTTTCGTCGAGCTGTAGATCGAACCATACGACAAAACCGTCCAGCAGGAGACCATCATCCAGACAGGTTAGCTCTACCTCGCCAGCCTCCGTACCATCATGATAGCGCATCAACGAGTCGAGATCGTTGAAATCAACTTCCAACGATACTACGGTATCGGTCACGAACTTAAAATCATCGTTCGCCTGGATGCGGCCTACATCCTCTGCATCGTAGCACTTCGTACCTTCTTTAGAAAGCAAACAGTTGCTAGGCAATGCGAAATCGTCTATGAATGCTTCGTTGATTAATATATTGCTAGCGGTTAGGGCGCGCGATTGATAGCCGGAGGCATGCAGCGTTACCTTCGCCGGAATGATTTTACCTTCCGGCAGCAGTAGATGCTTTTTGGCGTGGATTAACGTTTCCAGTATTCCCTCGCCAAACGCACCGGAATCAAGCGTTTCCGTAATGATAAGGGAGAAACGTTCGCCAATTTTTAAATCCTGCGAAAAGCTCTGAAACAAACAGATCCGATCGCTCAGCCCGTTAGCGCCAAACACATCTCGTGCGATTTGCACCATTATTTCGGATCCATCACAAGCTGCCGCCTTGCGTATGCCCTCGCATCGCAAAGCGTACATCGACAGCAAACCGGTACCGGTGCCGATGTCGAGCACTTCATTGTATCCTCCGGCGATCTGGCGCTCGATCGCGGCCCGAAATGCTGCATTGCGCACAACGTCGTTTAACATGCGGAAATGCCATCTTTCGACAAGCTCGCACTTGGTGTTCTGCAGATTTTGGTAGGCTTTCAGGTAGCGAGAATCCTGCAACAGCACACGTTCGAAGCAGATGGAAGCCTCCAACGAGCGGCCATATCTGAAAGGGTAGAAGCAAATGTTAAAGATAAGCTTCAATCGAGCGCCGATGCTTTTATGAAGGGGATATATGCGAATTTAGAATTTTAAGTGATCTTTGAACATCATTTAGCTGTGTCTTTATTTCTTTCCTATTTCTTTGCCTCTGTAGTCTTAGTTAATCGGATCGtttgtaaatttatttgtaattgatttgtttgtaatttatttcatttgctcTCCCTTGCTCTCTCTTGTAAACATTACAACTAGACGGTGATAATACAACTAGAGTCTggcaaaatgtaacaaaaacataataaagcTTTGCAAACAAAGTTAATTGATACTTCTCTAAACCATATGGTTTACGCACTAATATTATTGTATTTAGTGAAATCTCCTCACTACCCCTAACCCTGTTCCTGTTACGCAAACTCACCCCTAATGAGATAATTTGTTACATAATCACATTACTGAAAACCTTACAGAAAGTAACGCACTTTAAGCCAGCCCTGGCCATAGATTCTGTCCATACGGTGATTGCATCGTTTACTGCCGGTTCGTTTAATAGCACGTTAGGAACACTGAATGACACGAACGGGTTGAACAATGTGTTCGTTTGCTCGTTTGAACTAGCTTGAAACACGGTCAACGGTACGTGTGCTAAACAGTTGTCCTGTGTGCGTTCCGTGTCATACCAGTACACTACCGGATAGCCAATGAACAATCCGTACGCGCTTGTACGACAAGCACTGGGGTCAATTGGCCACACAGCGGTTGGTGTATTAGTTCGCCGTCCACTGCTCGGATCGTGCTGGCTGCGTATAATCTCGAGCCTAGTTTCCAACAAACTAGTGAAACCATTACAAACAGCAACCACGCGCTCGTCAGCTAACTGCGGGGCGGCCTGTCCAGCGGATACATCTACAACGGTTGGGCGCCACAACTGTTGACCCACAAATCGATCCATGTGGCACACGCCAAAATCATCCGCCGACTCGTGCCCAATCTGCACAACGACCAGTGTGTTCTGTAGCAGTTTTGCCGCCTTTAGCGAATCGAGCAATCTGCTTACCTCGTCCATCGAAAGACATCCAACGTCCCAAAGGAAACCTAATTTCAATCCTCTATCGATTGCGTACAATTGTTGGGCAATCTCTTTGATCGTGCTTCTCGCTCTTACCTTCGCCCGCAGGTGGCGGGTCAGGTAGTGGTGTATGTCCTTCATATGGCTAGCTCGCGTTGTGCGTATTTGCACGCGTGTATCTAAAGGCTAACCTGCTCCCTCCGGCTAGGAGAtgactatgtgtgtgtgtgtgtatatgtgagtgtgtgggaaTCTGAGCGCCTACCTTTGCAGCCGCACGCCCGTCTCGTTCAGT
This sequence is a window from Anopheles merus strain MAF chromosome 3R, AmerM5.1, whole genome shotgun sequence. Protein-coding genes within it:
- the LOC121596828 gene encoding polycomb protein Sfmbt-like isoform X3, producing the protein MNVFNRVLPSMNPQEFGTMVWMGQLASPLDENLTNYYGPPVTSVMEDITQQTHAMDMNPAAISSLISEYNGHMSAIPTTSGLAAVPNAAEALALTNPELFNIQQQQQQHQHQQQAQQHQQLLQQQLALSGYGFLDQTSALSAANSVSPDGTSSATGIGPPALAGVGMRLMDGSGKFAIDGRELAAAAAAAAAATASPSDEDGNNEGLEGPGDDDDHPSLQSYGQYQQLMNNGTGSDFLSVARQDIMLPYKLLNDTHMLQSHFLDYDGMADASNSNSSNSNSRCSPGATATMDVDQHNVASNPSQSRFHQQRQEAANSGGAAYPVGMYGGTMPVERYPSKKIRPVKRPGLVLKTPIAYKGDIDPSVIPIQRDGMAICEKCGAIGVKHSFYTKQRRFCSLACARSFESLRVFSAPFRSGSGIKASGTVNDDSKHIATSSSSTEASNIGLLSCPPDQLIDDSHSSTEELDTKRVPLQQLHQQQEQVQTIGYRFKMSGTSLTQPNTNSGGGINSNISSHDDSSITNNIMHGGKMVGGTGILQEILPQEEIPQLPKGTRLPSPCPQDDRINSIRRKPNEFHNSYDWTQALADPKFYAAPVTCFKHAPGYEMWPNVVIGMKVEVENTDCDVQQALIGGMPHSFWVATVLRICGYKALLRYEGFDSDSSKDFWVNLCSAEVHPVGWCATRGKPLIPPKSIEKPSPDWKEFLVSRLSNARTLPSTFYNKISDSFKSRFRVGLNLEVVDKNRISQVKLATISKIIGKRLYVRYYDSSPDDYGFWCHEDSPLIHPVGWATTVGHNLAAPEEYMDRMNAASDQILEPHEDDATMDLFKTNFQFEEYCFDGKQTGFEENMKLEAVDPLNLSSICVATVMTVLKFGYIMVRIDSYDPDVNGADWFCYHEKSPCIFPVGFCAKNKITLTPPKGYDLNTFTWEQYLLDTNSKPATEDIFHRDQIRQRFKEGMKLESADLMDPRLICVATIARVVGRLLKVHFDGWEEEYDQWLDSESPDIYPIGWCVLVGHKLEGPRILPKVVPTQKISPKTTKKGKRKKKLKVEPSHDDEIRGCTYYIDNFTAQPAPTTRTARIKKEQEHFEQQKLLAANPAQFDYSSLGQIVTSDLGGQLSQQYSSDNSASLLMGSQLQMQQNQQPSELAAMGLSGDVTGTSPALHTFIKNEPNHNTTASLLSGTSLLGPIFDHSSSGTAGTATTTTGNMIDQDDIDMRTEDEDGESSSATGLPSTAPSSEIADNETDKTIPRLIQHDSANSGASPDSIGGGVAGGSCNSNGSNSGAIVAGSSNSSSSFGMAVTNSGQIMPESWEVKDVATFLTINDCAVHAEQFVQKDIDGKRLLELSKDDIITLLNLKVGPALKIFDLIQQLKCKIDPTKLRHLSKATGKKFL
- the LOC121596828 gene encoding polycomb protein Sfmbt-like isoform X2; this translates as MNVFNRVLPSMNPQEFGTMVWMGQLASPLDENLTNYYGPPVTSVMEDITQQTHAMDMNPAAISSLISEYNGHMSAIPTTSGLAAVPNAAEALALTNPELFNIQQQQQQHQHQQQAQQHQQLLQQQLALSGYGFLDQTSALSAANSVSPDGTSSATGIGPPALAGVGMRLMDGSGKFAIDGRELAAAAAAAAAATASPSDEDGNNEGLEGPGDDDDHPSLQSYGQYQQLMNNGTGSDFLSVARQDIMLPYKLLNDTHMLQSHFLDYDGMADASNSNSSNSNSRCSPGATATMDVDQHNVASNPSQSRFHQQRQEAANSGGAAYPVGMYGGTMPVERYPSKKIRPVKRPGLVLKTPIAYKGDIDPSVIPIQRDGMVHLFQSHPHQTEASVRKVFRKCILRILPSSICEKCGAIGVKHSFYTKQRRFCSLACARSFESLRVFSAPFRSGSGIKASGTVNDDSKHIATSSSSTEASNIGLLSCPPDQLIDDSHSSTEELDTKRVPLQQLHQQQEQVQTIGYRFKMSGTSLTQPNTNSGGGINSNISSHDDSSITNNIMHGGKMVGGTGILQEILPQEEIPQLPKGTRLPSPCPQDDRINSIRRKPNEFHNSYDWTQALADPKFYAAPVTCFKHAPGYEMWPNVVIGMKVEVENTDCDVQQALIGGMPHSFWVATVLRICGYKALLRYEGFDSDSSKDFWVNLCSAEVHPVGWCATRGKPLIPPKSIEKPSPDWKEFLVSRLSNARTLPSTFYNKISDSFKSRFRVGLNLEVVDKNRISQVKLATISKIIGKRLYVRYYDSSPDDYGFWCHEDSPLIHPVGWATTVGHNLAAPEEYMDRMNAASDQILEPHEDDATMDLFKTNFQFEEYCFDGKQTGFEENMKLEAVDPLNLSSICVATVMTVLKFGYIMVRIDSYDPDVNGADWFCYHEKSPCIFPVGFCAKNKITLTPPKGYDLNTFTWEQYLLDTNSKPATEDIFHRDQIRQRFKEGMKLESADLMDPRLICVATIARVVGRLLKVHFDGWEEEYDQWLDSESPDIYPIGWCVLVGHKLEGPRILPKVVPTQKISPKTTKKGKRKKKLKVEPSHDDAQPAPTTRTARIKKEQEHFEQQKLLAANPAQFDYSSLGQIVTSDLGGQLSQQYSSDNSASLLMGSQLQMQQNQQPSELAAMGLSGDVTGTSPALHTFIKNEPNHNTTASLLSGTSLLGPIFDHSSSGTAGTATTTTGNMIDQDDIDMRTEDEDGESSSATGLPSTAPSSEIADNETDKTIPRLIQHDSANSGASPDSIGGGVAGGSCNSNGSNSGAIVAGSSNSSSSFGMAVTNSGQIMPESWEVKDVATFLTINDCAVHAEQFVQKDIDGKRLLELSKDDIITLLNLKVGPALKIFDLIQQLKCKIDPTKLRHLSKATGKKFL
- the LOC121596830 gene encoding protein arginine N-methyltransferase 9-like encodes the protein MSSDEEIGELKVVYDFIAQAKFKKAFASATKVLDQRSPPSPDAEEEDPLRELFLFVVTKYADQLEQEGKIEQVFEIIEQGLEYFPEHPELLNETGVRLQRYGRSLEASICFERVLLQDSRYLKAYQNLQNTKCELVERWHFRMLNDVVRNAAFRAAIERQIAGGYNEVLDIGTGTGLLSMYALRCEGIRKAAACDGSEIMVQIARDVFGANGLSDRICLFQSFSQDLKIGERFSLIITETLDSGAFGEGILETLIHAKKHLLLPEGKIIPAKVTLHASGYQSRALTASNILINEAFIDDFALPSNCLLSKEGTKCYDAEDVGRIQANDDFKFVTDTVVSLEVDFNDLDSLMRYHDGTEAGEVELTCLDDGLLLDGFVVWFDLQLDETQAISTDPTTSTCWNQAIFRLNQRLPVAKDQRLKLSMSCKDGALSIAHNLNSVDNQISVDEHVLEFLNDNEYYSSLIEATEGLDDMEKVLDLSLFPYAGLKLLKEGKARMLFCLDQTEDLIEFIANQNDIPMGSIMLVNSLQEIFLLNDYTLDLIILQPVDVFGQINSEHFCLYQSLLAKLKPIGTVIPSSLELHGSLIESDWIVKCSRVENPELERFQIDKYLASLETENHLDLGPFSYRNLSNNVKLADIPFDGKLHETALELALCEPTVAKRVHAILYHYKIGFIPERSMLGTDRVQSFAKRSAFIIPKSTFHGTSGDEPGASEEAQIEQLHITVLQNHGVIKCDIASVRE
- the LOC121596828 gene encoding polycomb protein Sfmbt-like isoform X1, producing MNVFNRVLPSMNPQEFGTMVWMGQLASPLDENLTNYYGPPVTSVMEDITQQTHAMDMNPAAISSLISEYNGHMSAIPTTSGLAAVPNAAEALALTNPELFNIQQQQQQHQHQQQAQQHQQLLQQQLALSGYGFLDQTSALSAANSVSPDGTSSATGIGPPALAGVGMRLMDGSGKFAIDGRELAAAAAAAAAATASPSDEDGNNEGLEGPGDDDDHPSLQSYGQYQQLMNNGTGSDFLSVARQDIMLPYKLLNDTHMLQSHFLDYDGMADASNSNSSNSNSRCSPGATATMDVDQHNVASNPSQSRFHQQRQEAANSGGAAYPVGMYGGTMPVERYPSKKIRPVKRPGLVLKTPIAYKGDIDPSVIPIQRDGMVHLFQSHPHQTEASVRKVFRKCILRILPSSICEKCGAIGVKHSFYTKQRRFCSLACARSFESLRVFSAPFRSGSGIKASGTVNDDSKHIATSSSSTEASNIGLLSCPPDQLIDDSHSSTEELDTKRVPLQQLHQQQEQVQTIGYRFKMSGTSLTQPNTNSGGGINSNISSHDDSSITNNIMHGGKMVGGTGILQEILPQEEIPQLPKGTRLPSPCPQDDRINSIRRKPNEFHNSYDWTQALADPKFYAAPVTCFKHAPGYEMWPNVVIGMKVEVENTDCDVQQALIGGMPHSFWVATVLRICGYKALLRYEGFDSDSSKDFWVNLCSAEVHPVGWCATRGKPLIPPKSIEKPSPDWKEFLVSRLSNARTLPSTFYNKISDSFKSRFRVGLNLEVVDKNRISQVKLATISKIIGKRLYVRYYDSSPDDYGFWCHEDSPLIHPVGWATTVGHNLAAPEEYMDRMNAASDQILEPHEDDATMDLFKTNFQFEEYCFDGKQTGFEENMKLEAVDPLNLSSICVATVMTVLKFGYIMVRIDSYDPDVNGADWFCYHEKSPCIFPVGFCAKNKITLTPPKGYDLNTFTWEQYLLDTNSKPATEDIFHRDQIRQRFKEGMKLESADLMDPRLICVATIARVVGRLLKVHFDGWEEEYDQWLDSESPDIYPIGWCVLVGHKLEGPRILPKVVPTQKISPKTTKKGKRKKKLKVEPSHDDEIRGCTYYIDNFTAQPAPTTRTARIKKEQEHFEQQKLLAANPAQFDYSSLGQIVTSDLGGQLSQQYSSDNSASLLMGSQLQMQQNQQPSELAAMGLSGDVTGTSPALHTFIKNEPNHNTTASLLSGTSLLGPIFDHSSSGTAGTATTTTGNMIDQDDIDMRTEDEDGESSSATGLPSTAPSSEIADNETDKTIPRLIQHDSANSGASPDSIGGGVAGGSCNSNGSNSGAIVAGSSNSSSSFGMAVTNSGQIMPESWEVKDVATFLTINDCAVHAEQFVQKDIDGKRLLELSKDDIITLLNLKVGPALKIFDLIQQLKCKIDPTKLRHLSKATGKKFL